A genomic segment from Dermatobacter hominis encodes:
- a CDS encoding glycoside hydrolase family 3 N-terminal domain-containing protein: MSAPRNPLPSARATGPAPARRTVDRDRRRRARTAAIALAATGGLLVAACAGTSGQQVDVRAADEGADASTTSTTEAPDCAQMLPVEARAAQLVLAMVTTPELAAPAIADGTIGGFGLKGNQTKDVGDKIAAAVDGAPLPPLVGADEEGGTVQRLRLALGEVPSAATVAKGTPEEAGQQAAEHAAGMRQLGFNVNFAPVADVGSGSGLGTRSYGSDPQTVSSFVDAVWPAMQGAGVMPVVKHWPGIGGGGSDPHQRLTSLAGIDELRAEDLVPFQSAIKAGVPAIMVTHAEVPGLTQDGEPASLSAAAITGELRGTEGFQGLVITDSLGMGAIAATDTQAEAAEKAILAGADIAMVSGADVVPEVHARLVDAISSGRIPPDQVLASVRRVLAAKGVDGQCMDAVARYSALAREGTTTTAATGGGTSSAVTTTTTKGSGTGSGSGTGGTSTTTKGSGSGSGGSGTTTTGGGSGTGTGTGTGGSGTGGSGTGRTTTTIDSGIND, encoded by the coding sequence ATGTCGGCGCCCCGCAACCCGCTCCCGTCGGCGCGCGCGACCGGGCCCGCACCGGCTCGCCGCACCGTCGACCGCGATCGCCGCCGACGGGCCCGCACCGCGGCGATCGCGCTCGCCGCGACCGGCGGGCTGCTCGTCGCGGCCTGCGCGGGGACGTCGGGCCAGCAGGTCGACGTGCGAGCCGCGGACGAGGGCGCTGACGCCAGCACGACCTCGACGACCGAGGCCCCGGACTGCGCGCAGATGCTGCCGGTCGAGGCCCGCGCCGCGCAGCTGGTGCTGGCGATGGTCACCACCCCCGAGCTGGCCGCGCCGGCGATCGCCGACGGCACGATCGGCGGCTTCGGCCTGAAGGGCAACCAGACGAAGGACGTCGGCGACAAGATCGCCGCCGCGGTCGACGGCGCACCCCTGCCGCCGCTCGTCGGCGCCGACGAGGAGGGCGGGACCGTGCAGCGCCTCCGCCTGGCGCTCGGCGAGGTCCCGTCGGCGGCCACGGTCGCCAAGGGCACCCCCGAGGAGGCGGGCCAGCAGGCGGCGGAGCACGCCGCCGGCATGCGCCAGCTCGGCTTCAACGTGAACTTCGCACCGGTGGCCGACGTCGGGTCGGGCTCCGGGCTCGGCACCCGCTCCTACGGCTCGGATCCCCAGACCGTGTCGAGCTTCGTCGACGCGGTGTGGCCTGCCATGCAGGGCGCCGGGGTGATGCCCGTCGTGAAGCACTGGCCCGGGATCGGCGGCGGCGGATCCGATCCGCACCAGCGGCTGACCTCGCTCGCCGGCATCGACGAGCTGCGGGCCGAGGACCTCGTCCCGTTCCAGAGCGCGATCAAGGCCGGCGTGCCCGCGATCATGGTCACCCACGCCGAGGTGCCCGGCCTGACCCAGGACGGCGAGCCGGCGAGCCTCTCGGCCGCCGCCATCACCGGCGAGCTGCGCGGCACCGAGGGCTTCCAGGGCCTCGTGATCACCGACTCGCTCGGCATGGGCGCCATCGCCGCCACCGACACGCAGGCCGAGGCCGCGGAGAAGGCGATCCTGGCCGGCGCCGACATCGCCATGGTGTCGGGCGCCGACGTGGTCCCCGAGGTCCACGCCCGTCTGGTCGACGCCATCTCGTCGGGCCGGATCCCGCCGGACCAGGTCCTGGCCTCGGTGCGCCGGGTCCTGGCCGCCAAGGGCGTCGACGGCCAGTGCATGGACGCGGTGGCCCGCTACTCGGCGCTCGCCCGCGAGGGCACCACGACGACCGCGGCGACCGGCGGCGGCACCTCCAGCGCGGTCACCACGACCACGACCAAGGGCTCGGGCACCGGCTCCGGCTCGGGCACGGGCGGCACGTCCACCACGACGAAGGGCTCGGGGTCCGGCTCGGGCGGGTCCGGGACGACCACCACGGGCGGGGGCTCCGGCACCGGCACCGGCACCGGCACCGGAGGCTCGGGAACGGGTGGGTCCGGCACCGGGCGGACCACCACGACGATCGACTCGGGCATCAACGACTGA
- a CDS encoding NAD(P)H-dependent amine dehydrogenase family protein, whose amino-acid sequence MRIAVWGTGNVGRPAIRAVVADPALELAAVIVSDPRKEGVDAAELSDLDDPTGVVATRDWAGVLAGGSGRIDAVVYAATGDTRPDAAVDDIVACLEAGADVASTSVYPLIHPGTTPDELRDRIEAACEAGGSRCWVSGIDPGFLTDLIAPVIIGTCVSVDRVTVRETFNYATYHAPHAVKELVGFGGSMDELPPMLWPTVPTMVWGGVLRLLAEALDVEVDDVVEEIERRPLEHDLELPIGHFAAGTLGAFRLRLLGMVGGEPRIVVDHVTRIDDGCAPDWPYAPERSMGCHQVLIEGDPDVTLSIEARDTADPATLGDHNVGGIALSAGRLVHALPVLRQAPVGIVTALDLPLVPVPGLLRP is encoded by the coding sequence ATGCGGATCGCGGTGTGGGGGACGGGCAACGTCGGCCGCCCGGCCATCAGGGCGGTGGTGGCCGACCCGGCGCTGGAGCTGGCCGCCGTCATCGTGTCGGACCCGCGCAAGGAGGGCGTCGACGCGGCCGAGCTCAGCGACCTCGACGACCCGACCGGCGTCGTGGCGACGCGGGACTGGGCCGGCGTGCTCGCCGGCGGGTCGGGCCGGATCGACGCCGTGGTCTACGCCGCCACCGGCGACACGCGGCCCGACGCCGCCGTCGACGACATCGTCGCCTGCCTCGAGGCGGGCGCGGACGTGGCGTCGACGTCCGTGTACCCGCTCATCCACCCGGGCACGACGCCCGACGAGCTGCGCGACCGGATCGAGGCCGCGTGCGAGGCGGGCGGTTCCCGCTGCTGGGTGTCGGGCATCGACCCCGGCTTCCTCACCGACCTGATCGCGCCGGTCATCATCGGGACGTGCGTCTCGGTCGACCGCGTGACGGTGCGGGAGACGTTCAACTACGCCACCTACCACGCCCCGCACGCGGTGAAGGAGCTGGTCGGCTTCGGCGGGTCGATGGACGAGCTGCCGCCGATGCTGTGGCCCACGGTGCCGACGATGGTCTGGGGCGGTGTGCTGCGGCTCCTCGCCGAGGCGCTCGACGTCGAGGTCGACGACGTGGTCGAGGAGATCGAGCGCCGTCCGCTCGAGCACGACCTCGAGCTGCCGATCGGCCACTTCGCGGCGGGCACGCTGGGGGCCTTCCGGCTCCGGCTGCTCGGCATGGTGGGCGGCGAGCCCCGGATCGTCGTCGACCACGTGACCCGCATCGACGACGGCTGCGCACCGGACTGGCCCTACGCCCCGGAGCGGTCGATGGGCTGCCATCAGGTGCTGATCGAGGGCGACCCCGACGTCACGCTCAGCATCGAGGCGAGGGACACCGCGGATCCCGCCACGCTCGGCGACCACAACGTCGGCGGCATCGCGCTGTCGGCCGGCCGCCTGGTCCACGCGCTCCCGGTCCTGCGCCAGGCCCCCGTTGGCATCGTCACCGCGCTCGACCTGCCGCTCGTCCCGGTCCCCGGCCTCCTGCGCCCCTGA
- a CDS encoding DUF2254 domain-containing protein gives MSSVRSRRRSRASEWWWELTYRVGPNLWVIPLLMAALVVGLFVVTRRLDAVVGTPSEDRQLWVPEWLVARTAADADVVLSAFLGALSAALALVFSTTVLTFSLASSQLGPRLIRRFMQDPVTQVTLGLFLSAVILCGLTLGSVRTGIGPDGVPAVSYAASVLLGMSCFVALVVYIHRVAVTIQAPNVVASVVRALDRSLDERQAMLDDVALSADAAGVDALRREAERSGALVAAHDSGFVQVIDHLRLLDVTDAHDAVVVMEHRVGQFVVEGQPLARVLPAEAAGRIAHDLERSVEIGAARTRRQDAEFAIYQVVEIAIRALSPAVNDTFTGMMCVDWLGAALTRMGQEPVGTGGLEGAGGRVRLYLPPLRFERTVRAAFDLIRQAGADNPAITIRLLDVVRTTSVDVRPEHLAALRATADLVLESALATGPVGQDAADIRERHRLAVEAISAREVAT, from the coding sequence ATGTCGTCCGTCAGGAGCCGGCGCCGCTCCCGCGCCTCCGAGTGGTGGTGGGAGCTGACCTACCGCGTCGGCCCGAACCTCTGGGTCATCCCGCTGCTGATGGCCGCGCTCGTCGTCGGCCTCTTCGTGGTCACCCGCCGGCTCGACGCGGTCGTCGGCACACCGTCGGAGGACCGGCAGCTGTGGGTGCCGGAGTGGCTGGTCGCCCGCACCGCCGCCGACGCCGACGTCGTGCTCAGCGCCTTCCTCGGGGCGCTGTCGGCGGCGCTGGCGCTCGTGTTCTCCACGACGGTCCTCACGTTCTCGCTCGCCTCGTCGCAGCTCGGCCCACGGCTGATCCGGCGCTTCATGCAGGACCCGGTCACCCAGGTGACGCTGGGACTGTTCCTGTCGGCGGTGATCCTGTGCGGGCTCACCCTCGGCTCGGTCCGCACCGGCATCGGCCCCGACGGCGTGCCGGCGGTGTCGTACGCCGCCTCGGTGCTGCTCGGCATGTCCTGCTTCGTGGCGCTGGTCGTCTACATCCACCGGGTGGCGGTGACGATCCAGGCGCCGAACGTGGTGGCCTCGGTGGTGCGGGCGCTCGACCGGTCGCTCGACGAGCGCCAGGCCATGCTCGACGACGTCGCGCTCAGCGCCGACGCCGCCGGGGTCGACGCGCTGCGCCGGGAGGCCGAACGGTCCGGCGCGCTGGTCGCCGCCCACGACTCGGGGTTCGTGCAGGTCATCGACCACCTCCGCCTCCTCGACGTCACCGACGCCCACGACGCCGTCGTCGTGATGGAGCACCGGGTCGGCCAGTTCGTCGTCGAGGGCCAACCGCTGGCTCGGGTGCTGCCGGCCGAGGCCGCCGGGCGCATCGCCCACGACCTCGAGCGGTCGGTCGAGATCGGCGCCGCCCGCACCCGCCGCCAGGACGCGGAGTTCGCGATCTACCAGGTGGTCGAGATCGCGATCCGCGCGCTGTCGCCGGCCGTGAACGACACGTTCACCGGGATGATGTGCGTCGACTGGCTGGGCGCGGCGCTGACCCGCATGGGCCAGGAGCCGGTGGGCACCGGCGGGCTCGAGGGCGCCGGGGGCCGGGTCCGGCTGTACCTCCCGCCGCTGCGCTTCGAGCGCACCGTCCGGGCGGCATTCGACCTGATCCGACAGGCGGGTGCCGACAACCCCGCGATCACGATCCGGCTGCTCGACGTGGTGCGGACGACGTCGGTGGACGTGCGTCCCGAGCACCTGGCGGCGCTGCGGGCGACGGCCGACCTGGTGCTCGAGAGCGCGCTCGCGACCGGCCCGGTCGGCCAGGACGCGGCCGACATCCGCGAGCGCCACCGCCTCGCCGTCGAGGCCATCTCGGCGCGGGAGGTCGCGACGTGA
- a CDS encoding FAD-binding oxidoreductase, which translates to MDEWLDELAGALGPGAVLRPGSDVLDGYEQPARGTGGHAAAVVRPASTDDVRATVRWAVAHDVGLLQQGANTGLVGASVPPAEGARPLVVLSTERLVEPVEVFVDDRVAIVPAGVRLSALNELVAAHDLALPIDLGADPSLGGMVATNTGGARMLHDGDVRRRVLGLEVVLADVDPATALDPAAADRPTVLDDLTRLRKDNTGPRLSSAFVGSAGALGVVTRVAVELSRRPREQACALLAPVDAAGAIAALRVVEGALGTLLSAYEVMSATAVEMAVSTLGRRAPWSEAHPAADGRVPEVTVLVEAAGPSHVDDALAAAVADATASGTVLDAVLVPFDDAWGLRHSISEGLARTGTVVGFDVSVPRSELVAFRTDVIARVAEALPRAVVADFGHWADGGTHCNLVFPDAPPTPDEREEARRIVFSTAVHDHAGSYSAEHGIGPHNADWWTAVTPPGDRALVRTLRDACDPHRVLGHPALPF; encoded by the coding sequence GTGGACGAGTGGCTCGACGAACTGGCCGGTGCCCTGGGACCGGGCGCGGTGCTGCGCCCCGGGTCCGACGTGCTCGACGGCTACGAGCAGCCGGCTCGCGGCACCGGCGGCCACGCCGCCGCGGTCGTACGGCCGGCGTCCACCGACGACGTCCGCGCGACGGTCCGCTGGGCGGTCGCCCACGACGTCGGGCTGCTCCAGCAGGGCGCCAACACCGGCCTGGTGGGCGCCTCCGTGCCGCCGGCGGAGGGCGCCCGACCGCTGGTCGTGCTCAGCACGGAGCGCCTCGTCGAGCCGGTCGAGGTGTTCGTCGACGACCGCGTGGCGATCGTGCCCGCCGGCGTGCGGCTCTCCGCGCTCAACGAGCTCGTCGCGGCGCACGACCTCGCCCTGCCGATCGACCTGGGCGCGGACCCGAGCCTCGGCGGCATGGTGGCCACCAACACCGGCGGGGCGCGGATGCTGCACGACGGCGACGTGCGCCGCCGGGTGCTGGGCCTCGAGGTCGTGCTCGCCGACGTGGACCCGGCCACCGCGCTCGACCCCGCCGCGGCCGACCGGCCGACGGTGCTCGACGACCTGACCCGCCTCCGCAAGGACAACACCGGGCCTCGCCTGAGCTCGGCGTTCGTCGGCTCGGCCGGCGCGCTCGGCGTGGTGACGCGCGTGGCCGTCGAGCTCTCCCGCCGACCGAGGGAGCAGGCGTGCGCGCTGCTGGCGCCGGTCGACGCCGCCGGGGCGATCGCCGCACTGCGCGTCGTCGAGGGCGCGCTCGGGACGCTGCTGTCGGCGTACGAGGTGATGTCGGCCACGGCGGTGGAGATGGCGGTGTCGACGCTGGGCCGGCGGGCGCCGTGGTCCGAGGCGCACCCCGCCGCCGACGGGCGGGTGCCCGAGGTGACCGTGCTCGTCGAGGCGGCGGGGCCGTCCCACGTCGACGACGCCCTGGCGGCCGCGGTCGCCGATGCCACCGCGAGCGGCACCGTGCTCGACGCGGTGCTCGTCCCCTTCGACGACGCGTGGGGGCTCCGCCACTCGATCTCGGAGGGGCTGGCCCGCACGGGCACCGTGGTCGGCTTCGACGTGTCGGTGCCCCGCTCCGAGCTCGTCGCGTTCCGCACCGACGTCATCGCCCGGGTCGCGGAGGCGCTGCCCCGGGCGGTCGTCGCCGACTTCGGCCACTGGGCCGACGGCGGCACGCACTGCAACCTCGTCTTCCCCGACGCGCCGCCCACGCCCGACGAGCGCGAGGAGGCGCGCCGCATCGTCTTCTCGACCGCCGTGCACGACCACGCCGGGAGCTACAGCGCCGAGCACGGGATCGGCCCGCACAACGCGGACTGGTGGACGGCGGTCACGCCGCCGGGCGACAGGGCGCTCGTGCGCACGCTGCGCGACGCCTGCGACCCGCACCGGGTCCTCGGCCACCCCGCGCTCCCCTTCTGA
- a CDS encoding putative bifunctional diguanylate cyclase/phosphodiesterase: MLEHRLLSALGGLRSIGSAQVVGLLRVDGGPARPSEVAERIRDAVRPGDSLAVVGPSRFVVLCERLGHPDDLLAIARRVERSLAGAGSPLDEPLIELAYVSPSDPDPTGLLHEGAGPNLRWQVFDDDLHSRAAGRERTEAALRATRDGTDLVLRYQPEVELATGRLAAVEALVRWERDGELVGPDEFIPLAEETGLIVPIGAWVLRAACTQLADWRSVGLARDVGLAVNVSPRQLLHHGFVDEVAAVLADTGIGTGSLTIEITEAVLLGDVDVAGRLLQQLRDLGVRIAIDDFGTGYSSLTYLHRLPVDAVKLDRTFTDGLGTDERLTAIVTAVIGLIHAIGLESIVEGVSTQEQHDRLRDLGCGLAQGSFIGSPAAPDDLVARLR; the protein is encoded by the coding sequence GTGCTCGAGCACCGCCTGCTCAGCGCGCTCGGCGGCCTGCGCTCGATCGGCTCGGCCCAGGTCGTCGGACTGCTCCGCGTCGACGGCGGTCCGGCGCGCCCCTCGGAGGTGGCCGAGCGGATCCGCGACGCCGTGCGACCGGGCGACTCCCTCGCCGTCGTCGGGCCGTCGCGGTTCGTCGTGCTGTGCGAGCGGCTCGGCCACCCCGACGACCTGCTCGCCATCGCCCGCCGGGTCGAGCGCTCGCTGGCGGGCGCGGGATCGCCGCTCGACGAACCGCTGATCGAGCTCGCCTACGTCAGCCCGTCGGACCCCGACCCGACCGGACTCCTCCACGAGGGGGCGGGGCCGAACCTGCGGTGGCAGGTCTTCGACGACGACCTGCACTCCCGGGCCGCGGGCCGCGAACGCACCGAGGCCGCCCTGCGCGCCACCCGCGACGGCACCGACCTGGTGCTGCGCTACCAGCCCGAGGTCGAGCTGGCGACGGGGCGGCTCGCCGCGGTCGAGGCGCTCGTGCGGTGGGAGCGCGACGGCGAGCTGGTCGGGCCCGACGAGTTCATCCCGCTCGCCGAGGAGACGGGCCTGATCGTCCCGATCGGCGCGTGGGTGCTGCGGGCCGCGTGCACGCAGCTGGCCGACTGGCGGTCCGTCGGGTTGGCCCGGGACGTGGGGCTCGCCGTGAACGTGTCGCCCCGCCAGCTCCTCCACCACGGCTTCGTCGACGAGGTCGCGGCCGTGCTCGCCGACACGGGGATCGGCACGGGTTCGCTGACGATCGAGATCACCGAGGCCGTCCTGCTCGGCGACGTCGACGTGGCGGGGCGCCTCCTGCAGCAGCTGCGCGACCTCGGGGTGCGGATCGCGATCGACGACTTCGGCACCGGCTACTCGTCGCTCACCTACCTGCACCGGCTGCCCGTCGACGCGGTGAAGCTCGACCGCACCTTCACCGACGGGCTCGGCACCGACGAGCGCCTCACGGCGATCGTCACCGCGGTGATCGGGCTCATCCACGCGATCGGGCTGGAGTCGATCGTCGAGGGCGTGTCGACCCAGGAGCAGCACGATCGGCTGCGAGACCTGGGATGCGGGCTGGCGCAGGGCTCGTTCATCGGCTCACCGGCCGCCCCCGACGACCTCGTCGCCCGCCTCCGCTGA
- the lysS gene encoding lysine--tRNA ligase produces MTARTRHGGPRPGPPTEPVAYPPTAPASATVPELRRRHGALGPDERTDEEVSLVGRAVLVRDHGGIAFVVVQQGGDRIQAVVETRTGSVPERGDVVGVSGVVGTTRTGELSVFADELVVLAPTLLPPPDKRHGPREPGRRARERELDLFSNPASRRTFELRSAVVHALRTELHDLGFTEVETPVFATSAGGAVARPFTTHHHALGIDLYLRIAPELHLKRLVVGGFDRVFEIGRVFRNEGIDSTHNPEFTILEAYQAPADYVDMMGLVERLVVAAARASGSTVVELDGRPVDLGAPWRRVRMLDVVEEVTGRRIDPAGDLDAAREALDSLDVAWEDGWGPGRCLVAAFEDRVERTLLEPTIVFDHPVETSPLARRHRSDPGVAERFEVFVGGRELANAYSELNDPADQRSRMQAAAAAVCGPDERGTVPDVDEDFLRALERGMPPTGGLGIGIDRLVMLLAGASSIRDVILFPTQRPERGRTSATAGAPVLPTTPLPTTVRPGAPVSVVRLSGLVRVVATLTTVVGVLTMLSALPALAVRVVPIDELVSPLPQAVDDRVLAVGLGLCMVLLAGQLLRGKRRAWKLAVGLFALSALLSVVRGGELVALVTSASMLVVLGLTRRDFTGLRDPPSITQVVLAAPRYLLFVYTYGFLALWSQRNRLEPPFGWVRSAEAITLGLFGASGPYTYQGSFATWFPASLVVLGVLGLLLLLWLLLRPAVAAAGGTVDGRARAEALVDEWGWDTLAPFALRGDRSWFFSSDGRAMIAYGYLGGFALGSGDPIGDPASVPLVVDEFIEHCRHHGWQPAFLAAREIDVPFYAERGFRDFYLGDEAVLDCRRFDLDGPGMGPVRQSVRRVEGSHRFELVSEAAAGPELAAQLNEISVRWRAGEDERGYTMAMSQDVGATDPDRLLAVAWARPDAGDGPEVPVAFLRLIPVGRADGDYGRGYTLDLMRRVPEAANGIVEYLVARTVEELDDRGVRRLSLNFAAFSRLLDDEVQHTRVDRFLRRVVDVLNPYYQIRSLREFNEKFQPEWQPRSLVYADPGDLPKVGLRYAFLEGFVDVPLVGRLLSGPTEATSPAPARTARGSEA; encoded by the coding sequence GTGACGGCCCGGACCCGCCACGGCGGGCCGCGCCCCGGTCCCCCCACCGAGCCGGTGGCCTACCCGCCCACGGCACCCGCCTCGGCGACCGTCCCCGAGCTGCGGCGGCGCCACGGCGCGCTCGGCCCCGACGAGCGCACCGACGAGGAGGTCTCGCTCGTCGGCCGGGCGGTGCTGGTGCGCGACCACGGCGGGATCGCGTTCGTCGTCGTGCAGCAGGGCGGCGACCGGATCCAGGCGGTGGTCGAGACCCGGACCGGGTCGGTGCCGGAGCGCGGCGACGTCGTCGGCGTCAGCGGCGTGGTCGGCACCACCCGCACCGGCGAGCTGTCGGTGTTCGCCGACGAGCTCGTCGTGCTGGCGCCGACGCTGCTGCCGCCGCCCGACAAGCGCCACGGCCCGAGGGAGCCCGGACGCCGGGCGCGCGAGCGCGAGCTCGACCTCTTCTCGAACCCGGCCAGCCGCCGCACGTTCGAGCTGCGGTCCGCGGTGGTGCACGCGCTGCGCACCGAGCTCCACGACCTCGGCTTCACCGAGGTCGAGACACCGGTGTTCGCGACCTCGGCCGGCGGTGCCGTCGCCCGGCCCTTCACCACCCACCACCACGCGCTGGGCATCGACCTCTACCTGCGGATCGCGCCCGAGCTGCACCTCAAGCGGCTCGTCGTCGGCGGCTTCGACCGCGTGTTCGAGATCGGACGGGTCTTCCGCAACGAGGGCATCGACAGCACCCACAACCCCGAGTTCACGATCCTCGAGGCGTACCAGGCACCCGCGGACTACGTGGACATGATGGGGCTGGTCGAGCGCCTCGTCGTGGCGGCGGCGCGGGCGTCGGGCTCGACGGTGGTGGAGCTCGACGGGCGCCCGGTCGACCTCGGCGCCCCGTGGCGGCGGGTGCGGATGCTCGACGTGGTCGAGGAGGTGACGGGGCGCCGGATCGACCCGGCCGGCGACCTCGACGCCGCTCGCGAGGCGCTCGACTCGCTCGACGTCGCGTGGGAGGACGGGTGGGGCCCCGGCCGCTGCCTGGTCGCGGCGTTCGAGGATCGGGTCGAGCGGACGCTGCTCGAGCCGACGATCGTGTTCGACCACCCGGTCGAGACGTCGCCGCTGGCCCGGCGCCACCGCAGCGACCCGGGGGTGGCGGAGCGGTTCGAGGTCTTCGTGGGCGGGCGGGAGCTGGCCAACGCCTACAGCGAGCTCAACGACCCGGCCGACCAGCGGTCCCGCATGCAGGCCGCGGCCGCCGCGGTGTGCGGGCCCGACGAGCGCGGCACCGTGCCCGACGTCGACGAGGACTTCCTGCGTGCGCTGGAGCGGGGCATGCCGCCGACCGGCGGGCTCGGGATCGGGATCGACCGGCTCGTGATGCTGCTGGCCGGTGCGTCGTCGATCCGCGACGTCATCCTGTTCCCGACGCAGCGGCCCGAGCGTGGGCGCACCTCGGCAACCGCCGGTGCACCGGTGCTGCCGACGACGCCGCTGCCGACCACCGTCCGCCCGGGCGCACCGGTGTCGGTCGTCCGGCTGTCGGGCCTCGTCCGGGTGGTCGCCACGCTGACGACCGTCGTCGGCGTGCTCACCATGCTGAGCGCCCTCCCCGCGCTCGCGGTCCGCGTCGTCCCGATCGACGAGCTGGTGTCGCCGCTGCCGCAGGCCGTCGACGACCGGGTGCTCGCCGTCGGCCTCGGCCTGTGCATGGTGCTGCTCGCCGGCCAGCTGCTCCGTGGCAAGCGGCGGGCGTGGAAGCTGGCCGTCGGGCTCTTCGCGCTCTCGGCCCTGCTCAGCGTGGTCCGGGGCGGCGAGCTGGTCGCGCTCGTGACGTCGGCCAGCATGCTCGTGGTGCTCGGGCTGACCCGCCGGGACTTCACGGGCCTGCGCGACCCGCCGTCCATCACGCAGGTCGTGCTCGCCGCGCCGCGCTACCTGTTGTTCGTCTACACCTACGGCTTCCTGGCGCTGTGGAGCCAGCGCAACCGCCTCGAACCGCCGTTCGGCTGGGTGCGTTCGGCGGAGGCGATCACGCTCGGGCTGTTCGGCGCGTCGGGTCCGTACACCTACCAGGGGTCGTTCGCGACGTGGTTCCCGGCGTCGCTCGTGGTGCTCGGCGTGCTCGGGCTGCTCCTTCTGCTCTGGCTCCTGCTGCGGCCGGCGGTCGCCGCCGCGGGTGGGACCGTCGACGGGCGGGCCCGCGCCGAGGCGCTCGTCGACGAGTGGGGGTGGGACACCCTCGCGCCCTTCGCCCTGCGCGGCGACCGGAGCTGGTTCTTCTCGTCCGACGGCCGGGCGATGATCGCCTACGGCTACCTCGGCGGCTTCGCCCTCGGCTCGGGCGACCCGATCGGCGATCCCGCCTCGGTGCCGCTCGTGGTCGACGAGTTCATCGAGCACTGCCGCCACCACGGCTGGCAGCCGGCGTTCCTCGCGGCCCGGGAGATCGACGTGCCCTTCTACGCGGAGCGCGGCTTCCGCGACTTCTACCTGGGCGACGAGGCGGTGCTCGACTGCCGCCGGTTCGACCTCGACGGACCGGGCATGGGGCCGGTCCGCCAGTCGGTGCGCCGGGTCGAGGGCTCGCACCGGTTCGAGCTCGTGTCGGAGGCGGCGGCCGGACCGGAGCTGGCGGCGCAGCTGAACGAGATCAGCGTGCGGTGGCGGGCCGGGGAGGACGAGCGGGGCTACACGATGGCGATGAGCCAGGACGTGGGCGCGACCGATCCCGACCGGCTGCTGGCCGTGGCCTGGGCCCGCCCCGACGCGGGCGACGGGCCCGAGGTGCCGGTGGCGTTCCTCCGGCTGATCCCGGTCGGCCGGGCCGACGGCGACTACGGGCGGGGCTACACGCTCGACCTCATGCGCAGGGTGCCCGAGGCGGCGAACGGCATCGTCGAGTACCTGGTGGCGCGCACGGTCGAGGAGCTCGACGACCGCGGGGTGCGACGGCTGTCGCTCAACTTCGCGGCGTTCTCCCGACTGCTCGACGACGAGGTGCAGCACACCCGCGTCGACCGGTTCCTGCGGCGGGTCGTCGACGTGCTCAACCCCTACTACCAGATCCGGTCCCTGCGGGAGTTCAACGAGAAGTTCCAGCCCGAGTGGCAGCCGCGGTCGCTCGTCTACGCGGACCCTGGCGACCTCCCCAAGGTGGGACTCCGCTACGCGTTCCTCGAGGGCTTCGTCGACGTGCCGCTCGTCGGTCGACTGCTGTCCGGGCCCACCGAGGCGACGAGCCCCGCTCCGGCGAGGACCGCGAGGGGCTCCGAGGCCTGA
- a CDS encoding DoxX family protein, with translation MATTTPGLLDRLRDPDADPAADRSRLRFAAMMTGMGVAHFVLPRPFERIVPRWFPWRKQAVAWSGVAEVASGVLLAVPRTRRAGGWLSLATIAAVYPANVQMAIDASRGQPQVAAPTWVAWLRLPLQVPMLAKAWSFTR, from the coding sequence GTGGCGACGACGACACCTGGCCTGCTCGACCGTCTGAGGGACCCCGACGCGGATCCCGCGGCGGACCGCTCACGGCTCCGCTTCGCGGCGATGATGACCGGGATGGGCGTGGCGCACTTCGTGCTGCCCCGACCGTTCGAGCGGATCGTGCCCCGCTGGTTCCCGTGGCGGAAGCAGGCGGTGGCGTGGAGCGGCGTGGCGGAGGTGGCGTCGGGCGTGCTGCTCGCCGTGCCCCGCACCCGCCGCGCCGGCGGTTGGCTGTCGCTCGCCACGATCGCGGCGGTGTACCCGGCCAACGTGCAGATGGCGATCGACGCCAGTCGCGGGCAGCCGCAGGTGGCGGCCCCGACGTGGGTCGCGTGGCTGCGGCTCCCGCTGCAGGTGCCGATGCTCGCCAAGGCCTGGAGCTTCACCCGCTGA